A single window of ANME-2 cluster archaeon DNA harbors:
- the uvrA gene encoding excinuclease ABC subunit UvrA, which translates to MKNIKIKGAREHNLKNINVELPRDKLTVITGISGSGKSTLAFDTIYAEGHRRYVESLSSYARQFLGLMSKPDVDSIEGLSPAISIEQKTTSKNPRSTVGTITEIYDYLRLLFARIGVPYCPEHGIIIESQSPEKIAKNISKELTGMIIILSPIVRQKKGTYEQIFKDLNEEGYSRVRVNKTIYRTDEEIQLERYKKHDIEIVVDRLDVRDRSRLAEACENAINRSDGLILVLDDNDVEHTYSSKMTCPKCGIYFEELQPRMFSFNSPFGACEVCHGLGIKMEFGEHLIIPDEGKCIVDGAIALYKNMRDGWRVHYLGGVAKHFGFDILTPIKDLTRKQYDVLMYGSLEKVSFNMTAKNGDTQWSGKGAWEGLIPQSERLYKQTESDYRRKELEKFMIISPCPACSGKRLKSKVLSVKIADRSIIDVTDMSIKQCIVFFKTLILYKKQEEIARQILKEIKARLDFLDRVGLNYLTLSRSTGTLSGGEAQRIRLATQIGSNLMGVVYILDEPSIGLHQRDNKKLIDTLYRLRDLGNTLIVVEHDEETIRHADYVIDMGPGAGLHGGEIVAEGTPEEIENHPASLTGKYLSKKLQIELPEVRRRSDSYIHINGCCEHNLKDVDVKIPIGVLTLITGVSGSGKSTLIYEILYKALMKKLHQSRIIPGKHHSIEFDDKIDKVVVIDQSPIGRTPRSNPATYTKVFDEIRKIFAQTPEAKRRGYKPGRFSFNVKGGRCEACRGDGVIKIEMHFLPDIYIECEECKGKRYNRETLEVTYRGKTVADVLDMSVEEALDHFQNIPFIRKKLETLSQVGLDYIKLGQGSTTLSGGEAQRIKLTRELSKKSTGRTIYLLDEPTTGLHFHDVKKLIDVLNDLVDKRNTVVVIEHNPEVIKSADYLIDLGPEGGDLGGEVVACGTPEEVSQNKRSYTGEILRPIFFLKGRKNV; encoded by the coding sequence TTGAAAAACATCAAAATTAAAGGAGCACGGGAACACAATCTGAAAAACATAAACGTTGAACTCCCACGCGATAAGCTGACAGTGATAACTGGCATCTCCGGCTCAGGAAAGTCAACACTTGCATTTGACACAATTTATGCAGAAGGACATCGACGATATGTCGAATCACTATCTTCTTATGCACGGCAATTTCTGGGACTAATGAGCAAACCTGATGTGGATAGTATCGAAGGATTGTCTCCAGCTATATCTATTGAACAAAAAACAACAAGCAAAAACCCAAGAAGTACCGTTGGAACGATTACTGAAATCTATGATTATTTAAGACTGCTGTTTGCAAGAATCGGCGTTCCATATTGCCCTGAACATGGCATAATAATAGAATCACAGTCTCCTGAAAAAATTGCGAAAAATATCTCAAAAGAACTTACTGGGATGATAATCATCCTTTCGCCAATTGTTCGCCAGAAAAAAGGAACCTATGAGCAAATTTTCAAGGATTTAAACGAAGAGGGGTACTCAAGAGTAAGAGTAAACAAAACTATCTACAGGACAGATGAAGAAATTCAACTTGAGCGATACAAAAAACATGACATAGAAATTGTAGTCGATCGATTAGATGTAAGGGACAGATCAAGACTTGCCGAGGCATGTGAGAATGCGATTAATAGGTCTGATGGTTTGATCCTCGTTCTTGATGATAATGATGTTGAACACACATATTCTTCTAAGATGACCTGCCCGAAGTGTGGAATTTATTTTGAAGAATTACAGCCAAGAATGTTTTCATTTAATAGCCCATTTGGCGCTTGTGAAGTATGCCATGGTCTTGGAATTAAAATGGAATTTGGCGAACATCTCATCATACCGGATGAAGGAAAATGTATTGTAGATGGCGCTATTGCACTTTATAAAAATATGAGGGACGGCTGGCGCGTACATTATCTGGGGGGAGTAGCAAAACATTTTGGGTTTGACATATTAACTCCCATTAAGGATTTGACAAGGAAACAATACGATGTGCTGATGTACGGCTCTTTGGAAAAAGTCAGTTTTAACATGACTGCAAAAAACGGAGACACTCAATGGTCTGGGAAAGGAGCGTGGGAGGGACTTATTCCTCAATCTGAAAGACTCTACAAACAAACGGAGTCAGATTACAGAAGAAAAGAACTGGAAAAATTCATGATCATTTCTCCCTGTCCTGCTTGCAGTGGAAAGAGACTAAAATCAAAGGTTCTTTCTGTGAAAATTGCAGATAGATCGATCATTGACGTTACCGACATGTCAATAAAACAATGCATTGTTTTTTTCAAAACCCTGATACTTTACAAAAAACAGGAAGAAATTGCACGTCAAATTTTAAAAGAAATCAAAGCAAGGTTGGATTTTCTTGATCGGGTGGGTCTTAACTATTTAACCCTTTCAAGAAGCACAGGCACTCTTTCTGGTGGGGAAGCACAAAGGATCAGACTTGCAACGCAAATCGGATCTAATCTCATGGGTGTTGTATATATCCTTGACGAACCATCCATTGGACTTCATCAACGTGATAATAAAAAATTAATTGACACTCTGTATAGATTGAGAGACCTTGGAAATACGCTAATTGTTGTCGAGCATGATGAAGAGACTATACGGCACGCAGATTATGTTATTGACATGGGCCCCGGGGCAGGACTTCATGGGGGAGAGATAGTAGCAGAAGGAACACCAGAAGAAATCGAAAACCATCCCGCATCACTTACCGGAAAATACCTTTCAAAAAAATTACAAATCGAACTGCCAGAGGTAAGAAGAAGATCTGACAGCTACATTCATATTAACGGGTGCTGTGAACACAATCTAAAAGATGTGGATGTAAAAATTCCAATCGGTGTCCTGACACTTATTACTGGTGTTTCCGGTAGTGGAAAATCCACTCTTATTTATGAGATATTATACAAGGCCTTAATGAAAAAACTCCATCAATCAAGGATAATTCCCGGAAAACACCATTCAATCGAGTTTGATGATAAAATAGATAAGGTGGTTGTGATCGATCAAAGTCCGATAGGAAGGACTCCCCGAAGCAACCCGGCAACCTATACAAAAGTGTTTGATGAAATCAGAAAAATATTTGCACAAACACCTGAAGCAAAACGAAGAGGTTACAAGCCAGGGAGGTTCTCATTTAACGTAAAAGGTGGAAGGTGTGAGGCATGTCGTGGAGATGGGGTAATAAAAATTGAAATGCATTTTTTGCCTGACATCTACATTGAGTGTGAAGAATGCAAAGGAAAACGGTACAACAGAGAAACACTTGAGGTTACCTATAGGGGGAAGACAGTTGCAGACGTTCTTGATATGAGTGTTGAAGAAGCACTGGACCATTTTCAAAACATTCCATTTATCAGAAAAAAACTTGAAACACTTTCACAGGTCGGACTTGATTACATCAAACTTGGTCAAGGTTCCACAACTCTTTCCGGGGGAGAGGCCCAACGAATTAAACTAACCCGTGAACTTTCAAAGAAAAGCACTGGAAGAACGATTTATCTACTTGATGAACCAACAACAGGACTTCATTTTCATGATGTAAAAAAACTAATTGATGTCCTCAATGATTTGGTAGATAAAAGAAACACAGTCGTTGTAATAGAACATAATCCGGAAGTCATAAAATCAGCCGACTATCTAATTGATTTGGGTCCGGAGGGTGGAGATTTAGGCGGGGAGGTTGTTGCCTGTGGAACACCTGAAGAAGTATCACAAAACAAACGAAGCTATACTGGTGAAATTCTAAGACCTATCTTTTTTTTAAAGGGAAGGAAGAATGTTTGA